One genomic window of Anoplolepis gracilipes chromosome 5, ASM4749672v1, whole genome shotgun sequence includes the following:
- the LOC140665688 gene encoding uncharacterized protein isoform X3, giving the protein MPGFSSVGTFKIFIGNLADKTSNADIKPLFEKYGKVVECDVVKNYGFVHMENEEAGRNAIQNLNGHMVHGQPIKCEAAKSRKGPNTPTTKIFVGNLTDNTKAPQVRELFAKYGTVVECDIVRNYGFVHLEATGDVNDAIKELNGQIVDGQPMKVQISTSRVRQRPGMGDPEQCYRCGRGGHWSKECPKGGMGGGPDRNGYRDRMFGRDPYPPPPPPPFLRDRLMGGGRFGDYESYYDRRGFEDTRDLYERRFTGMTGPCDMGSSMCGLDFPPMPLPPRRDPMPPMPPLGMGSMRDTGFSRGNEYGMFSRRSPPPSGNNGRFREGLLLGMGNPLLDISATVDYEFLKKYDLKPNNAILAEEKHKPLYEELIDLYKADFIAGGSVQNTMRVTQWFLQKPKIATYMGCVGRDKYSKILEDKATTDGLNVQYQYTDQEPTGTCAVLITGKERSLCANLAAANCFSLSHIEKSENKHLIDIAKYIYLSGFFLTVSPESIQTVAKHAYENNKMFMMNLSAPFLCEFFQKPMLAALPYVDILFGNETEADAFAKQNNFNITDRKQIALKISKMEKINDKRKRIVIITQGSEAVLLAKDETVTEYPIIKLSEEKVVDTNGAGDAFVGGFIAQLIQDKNIETCIKCGIWAATQIVQRSGCTYEGKPNFQS; this is encoded by the exons ATGCCAGGTTTTAGCAGCGTTGGCACATTTAAAATCTTCATTGGTAATTTAGCCGACAAGACTTCAAATGCGGATATAAAGCCACTATTTGAGAAATACGGCAAGGTTGTGGAATGTGACGTGGTAAAGAATTATGGATTTGTG CATATGGAAAATGAGGAAGCAGGACGAAATGCCATACAGAATTTGAATGGACATATGGTCCATGGACAACCGATAAAGTGCGAAGCCGCAAAGAGTCGTAAGGGCCCCAACACTCCTACGACAAAGATCTTTGTCGGCAATCTCACAGATAATACGAAAGCGCCGCAAGTGCGCGAATTGTTTGCCAAGTATGGCACGGTTGTTGAATGCGACATTGTGAGGAACTACGGTTTTGTTCATCTTGAAGCGACGGGCGACGTGAATGATGCCATCAAGGAGTTGAACGGTCAGATCGTAGACGGACAGCCGATGAAAGTGCAGATATCTACCAGCCGCGTGCGACAGAGGCCAGGAATGGGTGATCCGGAACAATGCTATCGATGCGGACGAGGCGGTCACTGGTCCAAGGAATGTCCCAAGGGAGGTATGGGGGGTGGTCCAGACAGGAATGGATATAGAGATCGAATGTTTGGACGTGATCCATATCCTCCACCCCCACCGCCACCTTTCCTTCGGGACCGGCTCATGGGAGGTGGCCGCTTTGGA GACTACGAAAGCTACTACGACCGGCGAGGATTCGAGGACACCAGGGATCTCTACGAGAGGCGGTTTACGGGTATGACAGGGCCCTGTGACATGGGAAGTTCCATGTGCGGGCTAGACTTTCCACCAATGCCTCTACCACCAAGACGAGACCCAATGCCTCCTATGCCTCCTCTAGGTATGGGATCCATGCGCGACACTGGCTTCTCCCGTGGTAACGAGTATGGAATGTTCAGCCGCCGATCACCCCCTCCAAGTGGCAACAATGGCCGGTTCAG AGAAGGGCTACTATTAGGCATGGGAAATCCTCTCCTCGATATTTCAGCAACTGTAGAttacgaatttttaaaaaagtatgatCTAAAGCCTAATAATGCTATTCTTGCTGAGGAGAAGCACAAACCTTTATACGAGGAATTAATTGACTTGTACAAAGCTGATTTTATTGCGGGTGGATCTGTACAGAATACTATGAGAGTGACACAA TGGTTCTTACAAAAACCAAAAATTGCCACTTATATGGGCTGTGTTGGAAGAGACAAATATTCAAAGATTCTAGAGGATAAAGCAACCACGGATGGTTTAAATGTTCAGTATCAATACACTGATCAAGAACCAACTGGAACATGTGCAGTACTTATTACAGGAAAAGAACGCTCCTTGTGTGCTAATTTAGCAGCAGCAAATTGTTTTTCACTATCGCACATTGAAAAGTCAGAAAACAAGCACCTAAtagatattgcaaaatatatctaCTTATCG GGATTTTTCTTGACAGTTAGTCCAGAATCTATACAAACAGTGGCTAAACACGCTtatgagaataataaaatgttcatGATGAATCTTAGTGCCCCATTTCTATGCGAGTTTTTTCAAAAGCCAATGTTAGCTGCACTTCCCTATGTGGACATCTTATTTGGTAACGAGACAGAAGCGGACGCATTTGCTAAAcagaacaattttaatataacagacAGAAAACAAATTGCGTTGAAGATATCAAAAATGGAGAAAATCAATGACAAAAGGAAAAGGATAGTTATCATAACCCAAGGTTCTGAAGCAGTACTTTTAGCCAAAGATGAAACAGTGACAGAATATCCCATCATAAAACTGTCAGAAGAGAAGGTTGTAGATACCAATGGTGCTGGAGATGCTTTTGTTGGAG GTTTTATTGCACAACTtatacaagataaaaatatagaaacatGCATAAAATGTGGCATTTGGGCAGCAACACAAATTGTACAAAGATCGGGATGTACTTACGAGGGAAAGCCGAATTTCCAATCTTGA
- the LOC140665688 gene encoding uncharacterized protein isoform X2, which translates to MAENLREGLLLGMGNPLLDISATVDYEFLKKYDLKPNNAILAEEKHKPLYEELIDLYKADFIAGGSVQNTMRVTQWFLQKPKIATYMGCVGRDKYSKILEDKATTDGLNVQYQYTDQEPTGTCAVLITGKERSLCANLAAANCFSLSHIEKSENKHLIDIAKYIYLSGFFLTVSPESIQTVAKHAYENNKMFMMNLSAPFLCEFFQKPMLAALPYVDILFGNETEADAFAKQNNFNITDRKQIALKISKMEKINDKRKRIVIITQGSEAVLLAKDETVTEYPIIKLSEEKVVDTNGAGDAFVGGFIAQLIQDKNIETCIKCGIWAATQIVQRSGCTYEGKPNFQS; encoded by the exons ATGGCTGAAAACTTACG AGAAGGGCTACTATTAGGCATGGGAAATCCTCTCCTCGATATTTCAGCAACTGTAGAttacgaatttttaaaaaagtatgatCTAAAGCCTAATAATGCTATTCTTGCTGAGGAGAAGCACAAACCTTTATACGAGGAATTAATTGACTTGTACAAAGCTGATTTTATTGCGGGTGGATCTGTACAGAATACTATGAGAGTGACACAA TGGTTCTTACAAAAACCAAAAATTGCCACTTATATGGGCTGTGTTGGAAGAGACAAATATTCAAAGATTCTAGAGGATAAAGCAACCACGGATGGTTTAAATGTTCAGTATCAATACACTGATCAAGAACCAACTGGAACATGTGCAGTACTTATTACAGGAAAAGAACGCTCCTTGTGTGCTAATTTAGCAGCAGCAAATTGTTTTTCACTATCGCACATTGAAAAGTCAGAAAACAAGCACCTAAtagatattgcaaaatatatctaCTTATCG GGATTTTTCTTGACAGTTAGTCCAGAATCTATACAAACAGTGGCTAAACACGCTtatgagaataataaaatgttcatGATGAATCTTAGTGCCCCATTTCTATGCGAGTTTTTTCAAAAGCCAATGTTAGCTGCACTTCCCTATGTGGACATCTTATTTGGTAACGAGACAGAAGCGGACGCATTTGCTAAAcagaacaattttaatataacagacAGAAAACAAATTGCGTTGAAGATATCAAAAATGGAGAAAATCAATGACAAAAGGAAAAGGATAGTTATCATAACCCAAGGTTCTGAAGCAGTACTTTTAGCCAAAGATGAAACAGTGACAGAATATCCCATCATAAAACTGTCAGAAGAGAAGGTTGTAGATACCAATGGTGCTGGAGATGCTTTTGTTGGAG GTTTTATTGCACAACTtatacaagataaaaatatagaaacatGCATAAAATGTGGCATTTGGGCAGCAACACAAATTGTACAAAGATCGGGATGTACTTACGAGGGAAAGCCGAATTTCCAATCTTGA
- the LOC140665688 gene encoding uncharacterized protein isoform X1 produces the protein MHLLFSSLAICRLYHAVRKCESIFFSRVMTGCQSVKVMYITIEGLLLGMGNPLLDISATVDYEFLKKYDLKPNNAILAEEKHKPLYEELIDLYKADFIAGGSVQNTMRVTQWFLQKPKIATYMGCVGRDKYSKILEDKATTDGLNVQYQYTDQEPTGTCAVLITGKERSLCANLAAANCFSLSHIEKSENKHLIDIAKYIYLSGFFLTVSPESIQTVAKHAYENNKMFMMNLSAPFLCEFFQKPMLAALPYVDILFGNETEADAFAKQNNFNITDRKQIALKISKMEKINDKRKRIVIITQGSEAVLLAKDETVTEYPIIKLSEEKVVDTNGAGDAFVGGFIAQLIQDKNIETCIKCGIWAATQIVQRSGCTYEGKPNFQS, from the exons ATGCATCttctattttcttctcttGCAATCTGTCGTCTATATCACGCGGTTCGAAAGTGTGaatctatctttttttctcgagttATGACAGGGTGTCAAAGTGTCAAGGTTATGTATATCACGAT AGAAGGGCTACTATTAGGCATGGGAAATCCTCTCCTCGATATTTCAGCAACTGTAGAttacgaatttttaaaaaagtatgatCTAAAGCCTAATAATGCTATTCTTGCTGAGGAGAAGCACAAACCTTTATACGAGGAATTAATTGACTTGTACAAAGCTGATTTTATTGCGGGTGGATCTGTACAGAATACTATGAGAGTGACACAA TGGTTCTTACAAAAACCAAAAATTGCCACTTATATGGGCTGTGTTGGAAGAGACAAATATTCAAAGATTCTAGAGGATAAAGCAACCACGGATGGTTTAAATGTTCAGTATCAATACACTGATCAAGAACCAACTGGAACATGTGCAGTACTTATTACAGGAAAAGAACGCTCCTTGTGTGCTAATTTAGCAGCAGCAAATTGTTTTTCACTATCGCACATTGAAAAGTCAGAAAACAAGCACCTAAtagatattgcaaaatatatctaCTTATCG GGATTTTTCTTGACAGTTAGTCCAGAATCTATACAAACAGTGGCTAAACACGCTtatgagaataataaaatgttcatGATGAATCTTAGTGCCCCATTTCTATGCGAGTTTTTTCAAAAGCCAATGTTAGCTGCACTTCCCTATGTGGACATCTTATTTGGTAACGAGACAGAAGCGGACGCATTTGCTAAAcagaacaattttaatataacagacAGAAAACAAATTGCGTTGAAGATATCAAAAATGGAGAAAATCAATGACAAAAGGAAAAGGATAGTTATCATAACCCAAGGTTCTGAAGCAGTACTTTTAGCCAAAGATGAAACAGTGACAGAATATCCCATCATAAAACTGTCAGAAGAGAAGGTTGTAGATACCAATGGTGCTGGAGATGCTTTTGTTGGAG GTTTTATTGCACAACTtatacaagataaaaatatagaaacatGCATAAAATGTGGCATTTGGGCAGCAACACAAATTGTACAAAGATCGGGATGTACTTACGAGGGAAAGCCGAATTTCCAATCTTGA